A region from the uncultured Holophaga sp. genome encodes:
- a CDS encoding PAS domain S-box protein gives MVRGSDPGIRGNLTELLQRKYGGMKFDFVVAVNPAATAFVLEDGAFLARGAPILSLYPGRAIPGSPKRRVGLIGSIFDFEGTLRLALGLKPNARRVLLVTGSGPSDRMYEEQAWKSFDPWKGRLTFETTGGLAFPEILKRVSEAGDDTIVIYSTIFADGTGAGFIPKEAAMKVSAVSRQPVFGTYEPLLGTGVVGGSMLSISENGRQIARMALGALHGKNPIPGDRQVFEFPNRPLPLFTWPELNRYGLDPGRLPAGAIILQRPPSPWAQYKSAILSALAVMVVLVASTLGMAIQNRRRKEAERSAREKQKWVQILIDESPDAIAVYDADRQRCVDANPAAEVLFGCTRQELLRLGPEHFFATPQPDREEGRRSIAMTVQRALSGERFTFQSNILSTDGRRVPCQVHLTRLPTQDRQLLRVNYVDLSGLRQAEADLHRSQANLRALIENTADVIWSVDLGFRVITFNQATADLIQKMHGRAIGIGMSLAEILPPERADQWGRFYERVLSEGAHRQESLVLPDGRSLELSFNPIRQDGVIVGVSVFGKDITEQKRLREQLYQSQKMDAVGQLAGGVAHDFNNALAGITNAAELLRGKELSPDQRHMFAEMILTAAQRAGGLTRKLLAFSRKAEKSSTPVDVATIVDDVAAILRSTLDKRIGILVETQVSGTKVIGDDALLQNAFLNMGINAGHAMPEGGTLTFRLEETSLDEAYCAHAPFDLEPGRFLRVTVQDTGCGMPPETVARIFEPFFTTRRPGEGTGLGLSAVYGTVQDHHGALQVYSEPGRGTAFHVYLPLAAEMKVAPAAEASVESGQGTILLIDDEELIRITGKAILERLGYTVITAEDGAVGLSILAERPGEIQLIILDMIMPVLGGRDTLHRIREIDRSVPVLICSGFSKDGELAGMRGEEVFGFLHKPFRRTELAAAVAEAFRSAAG, from the coding sequence TTGGTCCGGGGCTCGGACCCCGGCATCCGGGGGAACCTCACCGAGCTTCTCCAGCGCAAATATGGGGGCATGAAGTTCGATTTCGTCGTTGCCGTGAATCCGGCCGCGACGGCGTTCGTGTTGGAGGATGGCGCGTTCCTGGCCCGGGGTGCGCCCATCCTGTCCCTTTATCCGGGCAGGGCCATCCCGGGGAGCCCCAAGAGGCGGGTGGGACTGATCGGCTCCATCTTCGATTTCGAGGGCACCCTCAGACTGGCCCTGGGCTTGAAGCCGAATGCCCGGCGGGTGCTCCTGGTCACCGGAAGCGGCCCCAGCGACCGGATGTACGAGGAACAGGCCTGGAAGTCCTTTGATCCATGGAAGGGAAGGCTCACCTTTGAGACCACGGGTGGCCTGGCCTTCCCCGAGATCCTGAAGCGCGTCTCGGAGGCCGGGGACGACACCATCGTCATCTACTCGACCATCTTCGCCGACGGGACCGGAGCAGGCTTCATCCCCAAAGAGGCAGCCATGAAGGTGTCGGCGGTCTCTCGCCAACCGGTCTTCGGGACCTACGAGCCCCTGCTTGGGACTGGTGTGGTTGGTGGATCGATGCTGAGCATCTCCGAGAACGGACGCCAGATCGCACGAATGGCCCTGGGCGCTCTCCATGGGAAGAACCCCATCCCCGGAGACCGGCAGGTCTTCGAATTCCCCAACCGTCCGCTGCCCCTGTTCACCTGGCCTGAGCTGAACCGGTACGGACTCGATCCGGGCAGGCTCCCTGCGGGTGCGATCATCCTCCAGCGTCCACCAAGCCCCTGGGCCCAATACAAGTCGGCCATCCTGTCCGCTCTCGCGGTCATGGTCGTCCTGGTCGCCTCCACCCTGGGTATGGCCATCCAGAATCGTCGACGGAAGGAAGCGGAACGGAGTGCCAGGGAAAAACAGAAGTGGGTCCAGATCCTCATCGATGAGTCGCCCGATGCCATTGCCGTCTACGACGCGGACCGCCAACGCTGCGTCGATGCCAACCCCGCCGCTGAGGTCCTCTTCGGTTGTACCCGCCAGGAACTGCTCCGCCTTGGCCCCGAGCACTTCTTCGCGACCCCGCAACCGGATCGGGAGGAAGGGCGCCGGAGCATCGCCATGACCGTGCAGAGAGCCCTTTCTGGTGAGAGGTTCACCTTCCAGTCGAACATCCTCAGCACCGATGGGCGGAGGGTACCGTGCCAGGTCCACCTGACCCGGCTGCCGACCCAGGACCGCCAGCTCCTGAGGGTGAACTATGTGGATCTGTCCGGACTGAGGCAGGCTGAAGCCGACCTTCACCGCTCCCAGGCCAACCTGAGGGCCCTGATCGAGAACACCGCTGATGTGATCTGGTCAGTCGATCTGGGGTTCCGGGTCATCACCTTCAACCAGGCCACGGCCGACCTCATCCAGAAGATGCATGGCAGAGCCATCGGGATCGGGATGTCCCTCGCAGAGATTCTGCCTCCTGAAAGGGCGGACCAGTGGGGCCGATTCTACGAACGGGTTCTTTCGGAAGGTGCTCACCGCCAGGAGAGCCTCGTGCTCCCCGATGGGCGCAGTCTGGAGCTCTCCTTCAATCCGATCCGCCAGGATGGCGTCATCGTGGGGGTTTCCGTCTTCGGGAAAGACATCACCGAGCAGAAGCGCCTTCGGGAGCAGCTCTATCAGTCCCAGAAAATGGATGCAGTGGGCCAGCTCGCGGGGGGGGTGGCCCATGACTTCAATAATGCCCTCGCGGGGATCACCAACGCCGCGGAACTCCTCAGGGGGAAGGAGCTCTCGCCCGATCAGAGGCACATGTTCGCTGAAATGATCCTCACAGCCGCACAGCGGGCCGGCGGCCTGACCAGGAAACTGCTCGCTTTCTCCAGAAAAGCGGAGAAGTCGAGCACGCCCGTGGATGTGGCCACCATTGTGGACGATGTCGCCGCCATCCTGCGCAGTACCCTCGACAAGCGCATCGGGATCCTTGTCGAGACCCAGGTTTCGGGCACCAAGGTGATCGGAGATGATGCGCTTCTTCAGAACGCCTTCCTGAACATGGGCATCAATGCCGGCCACGCCATGCCCGAAGGGGGTACCCTCACCTTCCGCCTTGAGGAGACATCTCTGGACGAAGCCTACTGCGCGCACGCCCCTTTTGACCTCGAACCCGGCCGCTTCCTCAGGGTGACCGTCCAGGACACCGGCTGCGGCATGCCTCCAGAGACCGTCGCGCGGATCTTCGAGCCCTTCTTCACCACCCGCAGGCCGGGTGAAGGGACAGGCCTGGGCCTCTCCGCCGTCTACGGCACGGTACAGGACCACCATGGTGCCCTCCAGGTCTATTCCGAGCCCGGAAGGGGAACCGCATTCCACGTGTACCTGCCCCTCGCTGCGGAGATGAAGGTGGCTCCGGCAGCAGAGGCATCCGTCGAATCCGGTCAGGGGACGATTCTTCTCATTGACGACGAGGAACTCATCAGGATCACCGGGAAGGCCATCCTGGAGCGACTTGGATACACCGTGATCACTGCTGAGGATGGGGCCGTCGGCCTGTCCATCCTTGCAGAGCGCCCAGGGGAGATCCAGCTCATCATCCTCGACATGATCATGCCGGTCCTGGGGGGGCGGGACACGCTCCACAGGATCAGGGAGATCGACCGGAGCGTGCCTGTCCTCATCTGCTCGGGTTTCTCCAAGGACGGTGAGCTGGCGGGGATGAGGGGTGAGGAGGTCTTCGGGTTCCTCCACAAGCCCTTCCGCCGTACCGAACTGGCGGCGGCTGTGGCGGAGGCCTTCCGCAGCGCCGCGGGATAG
- a CDS encoding response regulator, with translation MSALDPLILVVDDEPQLQRFLQAALKSHAYRVLSAGTAEEALRLAASHRPDAILLDLGLPDRDGLEVVTRLREWSEVPIIVISARGKEDDKVEGLEAGANDYLTKPFGTRELLARIRVALRNRSQPECDKPLLQAGGLQVDLEAHQITLDGARVKLTPNEFKLLVALLRHPGKVLTHNQIMKEVWGAASSDRVHALRVCMNQLRYKIEPDPTRPRYLQTELGIGYRLTPEPEPL, from the coding sequence ATGAGCGCCTTGGACCCCCTGATCCTTGTGGTGGACGACGAACCCCAACTGCAACGTTTCCTCCAGGCGGCGCTCAAATCCCACGCCTACCGCGTCCTGTCGGCAGGCACGGCCGAAGAGGCCCTGCGCCTGGCCGCCAGCCACCGCCCCGACGCGATCCTGCTTGATCTGGGGCTGCCGGATCGGGATGGCCTGGAAGTGGTGACCCGGCTCCGGGAGTGGAGCGAGGTCCCCATCATCGTCATCAGCGCCCGGGGCAAGGAGGACGACAAGGTGGAGGGCTTGGAGGCCGGGGCCAACGACTACCTGACCAAACCCTTCGGCACCCGGGAACTCTTGGCCAGGATCCGGGTGGCCCTCCGGAACCGCTCCCAACCTGAATGCGACAAACCGCTCCTGCAGGCAGGTGGCCTCCAGGTGGACCTGGAGGCCCATCAGATCACGCTGGATGGCGCCCGGGTGAAGCTCACCCCCAACGAGTTCAAGCTCCTGGTGGCCCTCCTGCGTCACCCAGGGAAAGTCCTCACCCACAATCAGATCATGAAAGAGGTTTGGGGCGCCGCCAGTTCGGACCGCGTCCATGCACTGCGGGTCTGCATGAACCAATTGCGCTACAAGATCGAGCCTGACCCCACCCGTCCCCGGTATCTCCAGACCGAACTGGGGATCGGGTACCGCCTGACCCCGGAACCGGAGCCCCTCTAG
- a CDS encoding sensor histidine kinase KdpD produces the protein MTDRPDPETLLKRVQDEETRASRARFKVFFGMAPGVGKTYAMLQEAQRRRRDGADVVVGLVETHRRGETSALLEGLEVLPRKKTMHRGMLLEEFDLEGALARHPGLILVDELAHSNAPGCSHDKRWKDVMDLLDAGIEVYTTVNVQHLESLRDVIAQITGISVQERVPDTVLERSDEMELVDISVDELLQRLQEGKVYVPEQARFAIQRFFRRGNLLALRELALRQTAALVDADMRRYREAEGIQDIWAAGQRILVGITPACPSEALIRETRRMADALGAPWMAVYVDGGSELPEEDRERLESHLRLVERLGGEGIALPGHATLAEDLLALARSRNVTQIVIGRSRQPRWKVRIRGSLLEDLAREAGPIHIHTIPGPPPETRYQLPILLPSSWPGLSTLGLCAFYVILATLLGLVFYRRFELADVVMIFTVPILVSAVRYGRNAALATSLLSVLAFDFFFIPPRYTFAVGDARHLGTFVILLAMGLVIGNLTERVRQQAIRAQLREQRTLALYRLGEALVKAGDQTDTVTSAVQAVEAQFRTKVIIFLPTPTGTLEPMDDRSHPLADDPNRGVAQWVFDHAQAAGQGTGILPASRGLFLPLKGARGVLGVMGVVNEAGPLWEAPDQRHLLESFANQTALALERATLSMEAHAKGLKVEREELRNALLSSVSHDLRTPLAGITGSATALLEDHGTLDESDRTSLLTAIQEEAFRMHRLVTNLLELTRLESGTLKPKLEWLPAEEVVGSALTHLGRIAEGRQIHSRIEGRSALIHGDPLLLEQLLINLMENALKFSEEDQPIDIEIIPAPGGTFLQVADRGPGIPEGLESRIFEKLFRGPREGRSLGAGLGLAICKGIVEAHEGRIQATNRPGGGAVLQAWLPQHGVPPVWAEERA, from the coding sequence ATGACCGATCGACCCGACCCGGAGACCCTGCTGAAGCGCGTCCAGGACGAAGAGACGCGGGCAAGCCGCGCCCGCTTCAAGGTTTTCTTCGGGATGGCACCCGGGGTGGGCAAGACCTACGCCATGCTCCAGGAAGCCCAACGGCGGCGCCGGGACGGAGCCGACGTGGTTGTGGGGTTGGTGGAGACCCATCGTCGTGGCGAGACCTCGGCCCTTCTGGAAGGGCTGGAGGTCCTGCCCCGGAAAAAGACCATGCACCGGGGTATGCTCCTGGAGGAGTTCGACCTGGAGGGGGCCCTGGCCCGCCACCCAGGCCTCATCCTGGTGGACGAACTGGCCCACAGCAATGCCCCCGGCTGCTCCCACGACAAACGCTGGAAGGATGTCATGGACCTCCTGGACGCCGGGATCGAGGTCTACACCACAGTCAATGTCCAACATCTGGAGAGCCTCCGGGATGTCATCGCCCAGATCACCGGCATCTCGGTGCAGGAGCGGGTGCCGGACACGGTCCTGGAACGCAGTGACGAGATGGAACTGGTGGACATCTCGGTGGATGAACTCCTGCAACGTCTGCAGGAGGGCAAGGTCTATGTTCCCGAGCAAGCCCGTTTCGCCATCCAGCGATTCTTCCGGCGAGGCAATCTCCTGGCGCTGCGGGAATTGGCCCTTCGTCAGACAGCAGCCCTGGTGGACGCTGACATGCGCCGCTACCGGGAAGCAGAGGGGATCCAGGATATCTGGGCAGCCGGCCAGCGGATCCTGGTGGGCATCACCCCGGCATGCCCCAGCGAGGCCCTTATCCGGGAGACCCGGCGCATGGCCGACGCCCTGGGGGCGCCCTGGATGGCGGTGTATGTCGATGGTGGTAGCGAACTCCCTGAGGAGGACCGGGAACGCCTGGAGTCTCATCTCCGGCTGGTGGAGCGGTTGGGTGGGGAAGGCATCGCCCTTCCGGGCCACGCCACTCTGGCTGAGGATCTGCTGGCCCTCGCCCGCAGCCGCAATGTCACCCAGATCGTCATCGGGCGATCCCGCCAACCCCGCTGGAAGGTCCGCATCCGGGGCAGCCTCCTCGAGGATCTGGCCAGGGAGGCAGGGCCGATCCACATCCACACCATCCCTGGCCCCCCCCCCGAAACCCGCTACCAGCTCCCCATCCTCCTGCCCTCGTCCTGGCCAGGACTCAGCACTCTGGGACTCTGTGCCTTCTATGTGATCCTGGCCACGCTTCTGGGGCTGGTCTTCTACCGCCGCTTCGAACTGGCGGATGTGGTGATGATCTTCACGGTGCCCATCCTGGTGAGCGCCGTACGCTATGGACGGAACGCAGCCCTGGCCACGTCCCTGCTTTCGGTCCTGGCCTTCGACTTCTTCTTCATCCCACCACGCTATACCTTCGCCGTCGGAGATGCCCGCCACCTGGGCACCTTCGTCATTCTGCTGGCCATGGGCCTGGTGATCGGCAACCTTACCGAGCGGGTCCGACAGCAGGCCATCCGGGCCCAGCTCCGGGAGCAACGCACTCTCGCCCTTTACCGCCTGGGGGAGGCCCTGGTCAAGGCCGGAGATCAGACGGACACCGTCACCTCGGCCGTGCAGGCGGTGGAAGCCCAGTTCAGAACCAAGGTCATCATTTTCCTGCCCACTCCCACCGGAACCCTGGAGCCCATGGATGATCGCAGCCATCCATTGGCGGACGACCCCAATCGAGGGGTGGCTCAGTGGGTCTTCGACCACGCCCAGGCAGCCGGGCAGGGGACAGGCATCCTGCCGGCCTCCCGTGGACTCTTTCTGCCCCTCAAGGGAGCCCGGGGTGTGCTGGGAGTCATGGGAGTGGTCAACGAAGCCGGCCCCCTCTGGGAGGCCCCGGACCAGCGGCACCTCCTGGAAAGCTTCGCCAATCAGACGGCCCTGGCGCTGGAACGGGCCACCCTCTCCATGGAGGCCCACGCCAAGGGGCTGAAGGTGGAGCGGGAAGAGCTGCGCAATGCCCTGCTCTCCTCCGTTTCCCACGACCTCAGAACCCCCTTGGCGGGCATCACAGGCTCGGCAACAGCCCTGCTGGAGGATCACGGGACCCTGGACGAATCCGACCGGACCTCCCTCCTGACCGCCATCCAGGAGGAAGCCTTCCGCATGCACCGCCTGGTCACTAACCTGCTGGAACTCACCCGTCTGGAGTCGGGCACCCTCAAGCCGAAGCTGGAGTGGCTCCCGGCCGAGGAGGTGGTGGGCTCGGCGCTGACCCACCTGGGGCGGATTGCCGAAGGCCGCCAGATCCATAGCCGAATCGAGGGGCGCAGCGCCCTGATCCATGGAGACCCCCTGCTCCTGGAGCAACTCCTCATCAACTTGATGGAGAACGCCCTGAAGTTCTCAGAAGAGGATCAGCCCATAGACATAGAGATCATACCGGCTCCCGGAGGCACATTCCTGCAAGTGGCGGACCGCGGACCCGGGATCCCCGAAGGTCTGGAATCCCGGATCTTCGAAAAGCTCTTCCGGGGTCCACGGGAGGGGCGCTCCCTCGGAGCGGGCCTCGGACTGGCCATCTGCAAGGGGATTGTCGAAGCCCACGAAGGCCGGATCCAGGCTACCAATCGCCCAGGAGGTGGCGCTGTGCTCCAGGCTTGGCTGCCCCAGCATGGTGTTCCCCCCGTCTGGGCAGAGGAGCGGGCATGA